A window of Sebastes umbrosus isolate fSebUmb1 chromosome 3, fSebUmb1.pri, whole genome shotgun sequence contains these coding sequences:
- the LOC119484562 gene encoding LOW QUALITY PROTEIN: N-alpha-acetyltransferase 15, NatA auxiliary subunit-like (The sequence of the model RefSeq protein was modified relative to this genomic sequence to represent the inferred CDS: inserted 1 base in 1 codon) has translation MPTVTLPPKENALFKRILRCYEHKQYRNGLKFCKQILSNPKFAEHGETLAMKGLTLNCLGKKEEAYDLVRRGLRNDLKSHVCWHVYGLLQRSDKKYDEAIKCYRNALKWDKDNLQILRDLSLLQIQMRDLEGYRETRYQLLQLRPAQRASWIGYAIAYHLLEDYEMAAKIIEEFRKTQQTSPDKVDYEYSELLLYQNQVLREAGLYKEALEHLSNYEKQICDKLAVEETRGELLLKLERLDEATEVYRRLQERNPENWSYYRGLENAQKPGGVEERQKIYEDAWEKFPKGLVPRRLPLNFLSGEKFRECLDRYLRLNFSKGCPPVFTTLKSLYNDKEKVALIEELVVSYETTLKSCRMFNQNDDGKEEPPTTLLWVQYFLAQHYDMIGQQTLALEYINAAIESTPTLIELFLIKAKIYKHAGNIKEAAQWMDEAQALDTADRFINSKCAKYMLKAGMVKEAEEMCSKFTREGASAVENLNEMQCMWFQTECALAYKSMNKFGDALKKCHEIERHFVEITDDQFDFHTYCMRKMTLRSYVDLLKLEDVLRMHPFYYKAAISAIQIYLSLHDNPLTDDSKELQADTANLSDKELKKLRNKQRRAQKKAQLEEEKKNAEKEKQLKNQKKKKEDDDEEIGGPKEELIPDKLVKVEYPLEEAVKFLIPLKHLVKDKIDTHLLAFEIYFRKEKYLLMLQSVKRALAIDRDHPWLHQCLVRFFKGVSESKELPETVRTVLKQEITRLFGDSNAMSFNQAYLTKHSNSIPHRLAAAKMMAYLDSSTETKAAELATALDEPLNNRTIQICTEVLECLRSGVLGDCKERAESYRAECRKXLPLHVGFHASGIRGEHQDRQRRRFHGNGGASQRDVSATEQQRMRKGIGPSTEPCGTPGSHFVEPDTEGSEKWVFRSLAQLNRVCPGMA, from the exons ATGCCGACAGTCACTCTGCCGCCCAAAGAAAACGCGCTCTTCAAGAGGATCCTG CGATGTTACGAACACAAGCAGTACAGAAATGGGCTCAAGTTCTGCAAACAAATTCTGTCCAACCCCAAGTTCGCAGAGCATGGAG AGACGCTGGCGATGAAGGGACTGACCCTGAACTGTCTGGGGAAGAAGGAGGAGGCCTACGACCTGGTGCGAAGAGGCCTGCGCAATGACCTCAAGAGCCACGTCT GCTGGCATGTTTACGGCCTACTGCAGCGCTCGGACAAGAAGTACGATGAGGCCATCAAGTGTTACCGCAACGCTCTGAAGTGGGACAAGGACAACCTGCAGATCCTCCGAGACCTGTCCCTGCTGCAGATCCAGATGAGAGACCTGGAGGGCTACAGG gAGACACGGTACCAGCTGTTGCAGCTGCGTCCAGCGCAGCGGGCCTCCTGGATCGGCTACGCCATCGCCTATCACCTCCTGGAGGACTACGAGATGGCTGCAAAGATCATTGAGGAGTTCAGGAAAACACAACAG ACGTCTCCAGACAAAGTGGACTACGAGTACAGCGAGCTCCTGCTGTACCAGAACCAGGTGCTGAGAGAAGCAGGCCTTTACAAGGAGGCCCTGGAGCATCTGTCCAACTACGAGAAGCAGATCTGTGACAAACTGGCTGTGGAGGAGACACGAG GAGAGTTACTGTTGAAGTTGGAGCGTCTGGATGAGGCAACAGAGGTCTACCGCCGTCTGCAGGAGAGGAACCCTGAGAACTGGTCCTATTACCGGGGCTTGGAAAATGCCCAAAAACCAG gtGGTGTAGAAGAGAGACAAAAGATCTATGAAGACGCCTGGGAGAAGTTTCCCAAAGGACTGGTTCCTCGCCGGCTGCCCCTTAACTTCCTCTCTG GTGAGAAGTTCAGAGAGTGTCTGGACAGGTATCTGCGGTTGAACTTCAGTAAAGGCTGTCCGCCCGTCTTCACCACTCTGAAATCACTGTACAACGACAAAGAAAAG GTGGCATTAATAGAGGAGCTGGTTGTCAGCTATGAAACCACATTAAAAAGCTGTAGAATGTTCAACCAGAACG aTGACGGTAAGGAGGAACCACCGACCACATTGCTCTGGGTGCAGTACTTCCTGGCACAGCATTACGACATGATTGGCCAACAGACGCTGGCTCTAGAATACATCAACGCAGCCATCGAGAGCACGCCGACGCTCATCGAACTCTTCCTTATCAAAGCCAAGATTTACAAG CATGCTGGGAACATCAAAGAGGCTGCTCAGTGGATGGACGAGGCCCAGGCTCTGGACACCGctgacagattcatcaactccAAGTGTGCCAAGTACATGCTGAAGGCTGGCATGGTCAAAGAGGCCGAGGAAATGTGCTCCAAGTTCACCCGG GAGGGAGCATCAGCAGTGGAGAACCTCAACGAGATGCAGTGCATGTGGTTCCAGACAGAGTGTGCACTCGCCTACAAGTCCATGAACAAGTTCGGGGATGCCCTCAAGAAGTGCCACGAGATTGAAAGA CATTTTGTGGAGATCACAGACGACCAGTTTGATTTCCACACCTACTGCATGAGGAAGATGACGCTACGCTCCTACGTGGACCTACTGAAGCTGGAGGACGTGCTCCGGATGCATCCCTTCTACTACAAGGCTGCCATCAGCGCCATCCAGATTTACCTGAGCCTCCACGACAATCCCCTGACTGACGACAGCAAGGAGCTGCAGGCCGACACCG CTAACCTCTCGGACAAAGAGCTGAAGAAGCTGAGGAACAAGCAGCGGAGAGCCCAGAAGAAGgcccagctggaggaggagaagaagaacgcAGAGAAGGAGAAGCAGCTGAAgaaccagaagaagaagaaggaggatgaTGACGAGGAGATCGGAGGGCCCAAGGAGGAGCTAATACCTGATAAGCTGGTCAAG gTAGAATATCCACTGGAAGAAGCTGTCAAGTTCCTGATTCCCCTGAAACACCTGGTCAAGGACAAAATAGACACACACCTACTGGCCTTTGAGATCTACTTCAGGAAAG AAAAATACCTGTTGATGCTCCAATCGGTGAAGAGAGCGTTGGCCATCGACCGAGACCACCCATGGTTACACCAGTGTCTAGTACGCTTCTTTAAAGGAG TCTCTGAGAGCAAGGAGCTGCCGGAGACGGTCCGGACGGTGCTGAAGCAGGAGATCACCCGACTGTTCGGAGACAGCAACGCCATGAGCTTCAACCAGGCCTACCTCACCAAGCACTCAAACTCCATACCACACCGACTAGCTG CTGCTAAGATGATGGCGTACCTGGACTCATCGACTGAAACAAAGGCAGCAGAGCTGGCCACAGCACTAGATGAGCCACTCAACAACCGAACCATACAG ATCTGCACAGAGGTCCTGGAGTGTCTCCGGAGCGGCGTGCTGGGCGACTGCAAGGAGCGCGCCGAGTCGTACCGAGCCGAGTGTCGCA CTTTACCCCTACACGTTGGCTTTCACGCCTCCGGGATACGAGGAGAACACCAAGATCGCCAACGGAGACGTTTCCACGGAAACGGAGGAGCTAGCCAACGAGATGTGAGCGCGACGGAACAACAGCGGATGAGAAAAGGAATTGGGCCGAGCACGGAGCCTTGTGGTACGCCTGGCAGCCATTTTGTAGAGCCAGACACGGAGGGAAGCGAAAAATGGGTGTTTCGTTCTTTGGCTCAGCTTAATCGGGTCTGTCCTGGCATGGCTTAG